The Collibacillus ludicampi region CGATTTCCCACGACGAACTGGCACATGCACTGCAATCCTTTGCCGAAGACGGTCGTCTTCTCGCAGAAAGGACGCCGTTCGGTTTGAGGTACAGGCGGCGGTAAGCACTGGCTTTATACGTTACTCCATACCGTGAGTATCGATATCATTAGATGTTAAGTTTCTTGTGCGGGAAGAGAAGTTTAGATCGACTACAAGCAGGGGAGTGGCTTGTGGTGGGTGTATCGCTTTGCGGCGCAGAGGTGAGTTGAAGGTCGTTCCGCAACCTCTAATAAGAATCCAGGCGGGACGACCTACATCGAACCCAAGCGCAAAGCGATACACCCACTCAAGCACTAAGTTTTAAGATCGATTGGGGGTGAGCGAGCGATGAAATTACTCTATATCACAGATACCCATATCCGCGCAACATCACCGGCAAATCGAACCGATGATTTCATCGAAACATTGAAAGCGAAATTCAGGGAAGTGGGCCATCTGGCACAGATGCACGAAGTGGATGCCATATTGCATGGAGGGGATTTTTTTGATATTCCCAATCCCTCATTAGCAATTTGCGGAGATTTCGTTGCCCTAATGAAAGAATGGGGAAAACCCATCTATGGAATCGCGGGAAATCACGACCTATTTGGTCATAACCCGGATACCTTGTCACGCACGATGCTCGGCTTTATCAACCGCCTCGGTATCGTGCGGCTGATCCATCCTGGTGAGCGCGTCTTTTTGGAAAAAGGAGGCGTGCGCGTACAACTGAGCGGACAACATTATCATTATGAGCTGGATCGCCGCGATCCCCGATTGGACTATTGCATTCAAGAGAAAGAGGCGGATGTGGCGATCCACTTGGTTCATGGCATGCTTCTCGATCGCAAATTCATGGACGGGGTGGCCCATACGGTCGTCGACCAGATCGTAGAAACGGCCGCCGACATGACATTATGCGGCCACAATCACCTCGGGTTTCCCCCGGTTGAAACGAACGGCAAGGTGTTTTATAACCCAGGAGGCTTTGTGCGTCTGTCCAATCACCCCGTAGACGTTCAACGCATACCTCAAGCGCTGCTTATCGACGTGACTGACGGTTCCCTGACGTACCGTGCGATTCCGCTTGAGAGTGCACCGAATGGCGAAGAGGTCATCGATTGTTCGAAGAAAGAAGAGGCGGCATTCATGGAGCAGCGACTTGCACAGTTTGTGCAAGGAATCAAAGCGGCGGGGGATTATAAGGCGGTCGATATCGGAGCGATTCTCAATGAAATTGCTGATCGAGACGGGTTGCCCGCCGATGTGCGCGAGGAAGCGATGAGGCGGATCGCCGCCGCGGAAGAGAGACTGGCGGCAGGGAGTGCGAATCGATGAAGACAATCAAGAAGATCATCATTGAAAATTTCCAGTCACATGAATATAGTGAACTGGAGTTTGATAACGGATTGAATGTGATTATCGGTGCATCCGACCAAGGAAAGTCATCTGTCATCCGTGCGCTTCGATGGGTATTGTACAACGAACCCCGCGGCGCCGATTTTATACGCGTCGGCGCCAATCATGTGCGAGTGACGATTTACATGAATGACGGCTTTATCGTAACGCGTGAGAGAACCCCGTCCAAGAACCGATATATTGTCACAAGTCCGGATGGGGATGAACAGATCTATGAGGGATTTGGGAACAGTGTTCCGCAAGAGGTGATCACTGCTCACGGCGTGGAGAAAATCATGCTGGATGAAGGGGAAGAGAAGATGTTGCATCTCGGCATGCAACTCGATGGCCCTTTTCTCCTTTCAGAATCAGGAGCGGTCAAGGCCAAGGCGATCGGTCGATTGAACGGCGTGCATATTATTGACGCGGCACATCGTGATACTTCCCGTGATCTTGCGCGTTTGCAACAGGATGAGAAAACATACCGCGAACAATTGCATGCTTTGCAAGAAGAACT contains the following coding sequences:
- a CDS encoding metallophosphoesterase family protein, which translates into the protein MKLLYITDTHIRATSPANRTDDFIETLKAKFREVGHLAQMHEVDAILHGGDFFDIPNPSLAICGDFVALMKEWGKPIYGIAGNHDLFGHNPDTLSRTMLGFINRLGIVRLIHPGERVFLEKGGVRVQLSGQHYHYELDRRDPRLDYCIQEKEADVAIHLVHGMLLDRKFMDGVAHTVVDQIVETAADMTLCGHNHLGFPPVETNGKVFYNPGGFVRLSNHPVDVQRIPQALLIDVTDGSLTYRAIPLESAPNGEEVIDCSKKEEAAFMEQRLAQFVQGIKAAGDYKAVDIGAILNEIADRDGLPADVREEAMRRIAAAEERLAAGSANR